A single window of Granulibacter bethesdensis DNA harbors:
- a CDS encoding RNA methyltransferase, with the protein MTGRDGGAPLQPRDPSPVIILVRPQLAENIGSTARAMANCGLFHLRLVSPRDGWPQDRAWRTASGADSILDSLTVHETVEDAVADLHRVFATCPRPRHIVKTIMTARGAAADIMLACERGLKTGILFGPERAGLDNDDMACADTLVRYPLNPDFMSLNVSQAVMVMGYEWWMAQDATPSRQLMTNESHVATKGELNNFLRHLVRELDECGFLRNEQKRSGMIRNIRHFFLRGEVTEQELRTLHGVVHELSHGRGR; encoded by the coding sequence ATGACTGGACGAGACGGCGGGGCACCGCTTCAACCGCGTGACCCAAGCCCGGTCATTATCCTCGTGCGCCCTCAATTGGCGGAGAACATCGGCTCCACGGCGCGGGCCATGGCGAATTGTGGCCTGTTTCATCTCCGTCTGGTCTCACCGCGGGATGGGTGGCCGCAGGACAGGGCATGGCGTACTGCATCGGGGGCTGACAGCATCCTCGACTCCCTGACGGTTCATGAAACGGTCGAGGATGCGGTTGCAGATCTGCACCGCGTGTTTGCCACCTGCCCCAGACCGCGTCATATCGTCAAGACTATCATGACCGCCCGAGGGGCCGCTGCTGATATCATGCTTGCCTGTGAGCGTGGGCTGAAAACCGGTATTCTATTCGGTCCGGAAAGGGCCGGGCTGGACAACGATGATATGGCCTGTGCGGATACGCTGGTTCGCTATCCACTCAATCCAGATTTCATGTCGCTGAACGTATCTCAAGCGGTCATGGTCATGGGGTATGAATGGTGGATGGCACAGGATGCCACACCATCACGCCAGTTGATGACCAACGAATCCCATGTGGCCACCAAGGGGGAGTTGAACAATTTCCTGCGTCATCTGGTCAGGGAGCTTGATGAGTGCGGATTTCTGAGAAATGAGCAGAAACGATCCGGCATGATTCGCAATATCAGGCACTTCTTCCTGAGAGGAGAGGTGACGGAGCAGGAGTTGAGAACCCTGCATGGCGTTGTTCATGAGCTTTCGCATGGGCGTGGGCGTTAA
- the cysS gene encoding cysteine--tRNA ligase, which translates to MNQAAFFLYNSATHGREPFRPIDPNHVKIYVCGPTVYDLAHIGNARSMVVFDVLARVLRRLYPRVTYARNITDVDDKINARARESGVSIDQITARTTADFHADMASLGNLPPDIEPRATAHIAEMILLIEKLIAQGHAYETHGEGEGHVLFSVASDPSYGSLSNRSPDELLAGARIDPAPYKKDPGDFVLWKPSADDQPGWDSPWGRGRPGWHIECSAMSWRYLGEDFDIHGGGGDLIFPHHENECAQSRCAFPGSHFAHYWMHSAMLLLDGEKMSKSLGNVLTVRDLLGQADGEAIRLLFLKTHYRGVLDFRHEALKEAGKELDRFYRALQAHPSLPDLDESVENPVLEALRDDLNTPQALSLMHGLAHAALGGDALAAAQLNEGGMLMGLFAREAEAWFQRGIEPEKIAQRISDRLQARKDRNFAEADRIRNELAEAGILLEDGPSGTTWRRAI; encoded by the coding sequence ATGAATCAGGCAGCCTTTTTTCTTTATAACTCAGCCACCCACGGGCGGGAGCCGTTCAGGCCGATCGACCCGAATCACGTTAAAATATACGTGTGTGGACCGACCGTTTATGATCTGGCCCATATCGGTAATGCCCGCAGCATGGTGGTCTTTGATGTCCTGGCCCGGGTTCTCCGCAGGCTTTATCCTCGTGTCACCTATGCGCGGAACATCACGGATGTGGATGACAAGATCAATGCCCGCGCTCGTGAAAGCGGGGTTTCCATTGATCAGATTACCGCCCGGACGACGGCTGATTTCCACGCCGATATGGCCAGCCTCGGCAATCTGCCACCGGACATAGAGCCGAGGGCGACCGCCCATATTGCCGAAATGATCCTTCTGATCGAGAAGCTGATCGCTCAGGGGCATGCTTATGAGACGCATGGCGAGGGGGAGGGACATGTCCTGTTCTCCGTAGCCAGCGATCCTTCCTATGGGTCTTTGTCGAACAGATCACCGGATGAACTGTTGGCCGGGGCGCGGATTGATCCGGCTCCTTACAAGAAAGATCCCGGCGATTTCGTGCTTTGGAAGCCATCGGCCGACGACCAGCCGGGATGGGATAGTCCATGGGGGCGTGGCCGCCCGGGCTGGCATATTGAATGCAGTGCCATGTCCTGGCGCTATTTGGGCGAAGACTTCGACATTCATGGTGGTGGTGGAGACCTGATTTTTCCTCATCATGAAAATGAATGCGCCCAGAGCCGCTGCGCTTTCCCCGGCAGCCATTTCGCCCATTATTGGATGCACAGCGCCATGCTGCTTCTGGATGGCGAGAAAATGTCCAAAAGCCTCGGCAATGTGCTGACCGTACGCGATCTGCTGGGTCAGGCGGATGGTGAGGCGATCCGGTTGCTCTTCCTGAAAACCCATTACCGTGGCGTGCTGGATTTCCGTCATGAAGCCCTTAAGGAAGCCGGGAAGGAGCTGGATCGCTTCTACCGTGCCTTGCAGGCGCACCCGTCCCTGCCTGATCTGGACGAGAGCGTGGAGAATCCGGTGCTGGAGGCGTTGCGGGATGATCTGAATACGCCGCAGGCTCTTTCTTTGATGCATGGTCTGGCACATGCCGCGCTGGGAGGAGATGCTCTTGCTGCAGCACAGCTGAACGAGGGGGGCATGCTCATGGGGCTGTTTGCTCGGGAGGCTGAGGCATGGTTCCAGCGTGGTATCGAACCGGAGAAGATTGCCCAGCGGATTTCGGACCGTCTGCAGGCGCGCAAGGACCGGAATTTCGCCGAGGCCGACCGTATCCGCAATGAATTGGCCGAAGCTGGTATCCTGCTGGAAGATGGGCCATCAGGAACCACATGGCGGCGAGCCATCTGA
- a CDS encoding NAD(P)-dependent oxidoreductase — MFHHDDSCFRGKKILITGGAGFLGSNLCVALAEQGGEVTVLDSFMPGSGANMANLSSLDIALVRAAMEEADLHALCEGADFIFNLAGQTGHLAAQLDPFADLAVNAMAQLRLIAAVRDVAPEAVIVHASTRQCYGRTGGAPVDESHVSAPQDFNGVSKLAGEQYWMAESRVHGRKVTALRLTNCYGPRLRLQDGRQTFLGTWLRHVLLSQPFEVWGGQQVRDFTYVNDVTAAFIAAATTPDCFGHLFNIGGYESASLLTLAELLVEVAPFPVQYTVKELPEERARIDIGAYCADDRAFRAATGWKPQISLADGLRQSLEWYRPRVQDYV, encoded by the coding sequence TTGTTCCACCATGATGATTCCTGCTTTCGTGGCAAGAAAATCCTTATCACAGGCGGTGCCGGATTTCTTGGCTCCAACCTCTGTGTGGCTTTGGCCGAGCAGGGCGGAGAAGTAACGGTTCTGGATAGTTTCATGCCAGGGAGTGGTGCCAATATGGCCAATCTCTCGTCTCTGGATATCGCTCTTGTCCGTGCTGCTATGGAAGAGGCCGATCTTCATGCGCTGTGTGAGGGAGCCGATTTCATTTTCAATCTTGCTGGCCAGACGGGGCATCTGGCGGCACAGCTTGATCCGTTTGCTGACCTGGCTGTCAATGCCATGGCACAGTTACGCCTGATTGCAGCGGTCAGGGATGTGGCACCGGAAGCGGTCATTGTTCATGCCTCGACCCGACAGTGTTATGGCCGCACCGGCGGTGCGCCGGTCGATGAAAGCCATGTTTCCGCACCGCAGGACTTCAACGGTGTCTCCAAACTGGCGGGCGAGCAGTACTGGATGGCGGAAAGCCGTGTACATGGGCGCAAGGTGACGGCGCTGCGTCTGACCAACTGCTACGGTCCCAGACTGCGTCTTCAGGATGGGCGGCAGACCTTTCTGGGAACATGGCTGCGTCATGTGCTTCTGAGCCAGCCATTTGAGGTCTGGGGTGGGCAGCAGGTGCGTGATTTTACTTATGTTAATGATGTAACAGCGGCCTTTATTGCTGCTGCAACCACGCCGGACTGTTTTGGGCATCTGTTCAATATCGGGGGATATGAAAGTGCCTCCCTGCTGACATTGGCTGAACTGCTGGTCGAGGTTGCGCCTTTCCCGGTGCAATATACGGTCAAGGAATTGCCGGAAGAGCGGGCCAGAATAGATATCGGCGCCTATTGTGCCGATGATCGTGCTTTCCGAGCGGCCACTGGCTGGAAACCCCAGATTTCTCTGGCGGACGGGTTGAGGCAGTCACTGGAATGGTATCGGCCGAGAGTGCAGGATTATGTCTGA
- a CDS encoding DegT/DnrJ/EryC1/StrS aminotransferase family protein has protein sequence MSDPVNVPQADPRAFYLAHRAEIDTAISGVLASGSYILGEQVSAFESEFASWLGRSHAIACGSATDGLVLALRALGIGAGCSVATVSHTAVAVIAAIEMAGAQPLLLDINPADYCMNVDELTKILCEPPDGAAPVRAVIPVHLYGQPVDMTALMLAAKQAAIPVIEDCSQAHGARHHGKRVGTCSTLSVFSLYPTKNLCALGDAGIVSTDDPDIAETLRRLRQYGWGQERQSELKGVNSRMDDIQASILRIGLACVDQRNNQRQMIARAYDATLRDIGGQPPCVRPGNTHVYHQYVIRVRDRDRLRDELKQSGVQTAIHYPYPAHSQPAYRNRVILGPARCVETVKAADTILSLPMFPELESRQVEHVCAMLRKFSHLIRQDD, from the coding sequence ATGTCTGACCCTGTGAACGTGCCGCAGGCTGATCCGCGCGCCTTCTACCTTGCGCACCGTGCGGAGATAGATACTGCTATTTCTGGTGTTCTGGCTTCTGGAAGCTATATTCTCGGGGAACAGGTTTCTGCTTTTGAAAGTGAATTTGCCAGCTGGCTTGGGCGTTCTCATGCGATAGCCTGTGGCAGCGCGACCGATGGGCTGGTACTTGCGCTGCGCGCTCTGGGGATTGGGGCCGGGTGTTCAGTTGCCACGGTTTCTCATACCGCCGTGGCTGTAATTGCAGCGATTGAAATGGCGGGGGCACAGCCTCTGTTGCTCGATATCAATCCAGCTGATTACTGCATGAACGTGGATGAGCTGACGAAAATTCTCTGTGAACCACCGGATGGAGCCGCCCCCGTGCGGGCTGTTATCCCGGTTCATCTCTATGGCCAGCCAGTAGATATGACGGCGCTCATGCTGGCGGCAAAGCAGGCCGCGATTCCGGTTATTGAGGATTGCAGCCAGGCGCATGGTGCCCGCCATCATGGTAAAAGGGTGGGAACCTGTAGCACTCTGTCCGTTTTTAGCCTGTATCCGACCAAAAATCTTTGTGCACTTGGCGATGCAGGAATTGTCAGCACAGATGATCCGGACATTGCAGAGACTCTGCGACGCTTGCGCCAGTACGGCTGGGGGCAGGAAAGGCAATCAGAATTAAAAGGCGTCAATTCCCGCATGGATGACATTCAGGCATCCATTCTGAGAATCGGTCTTGCCTGTGTGGATCAAAGAAACAACCAACGGCAGATGATTGCGCGGGCCTATGACGCTACCCTGCGTGATATTGGCGGCCAGCCCCCCTGCGTTCGCCCTGGGAATACGCATGTTTATCATCAGTATGTCATCAGGGTACGGGATCGGGACCGTCTGAGAGACGAGCTAAAGCAGTCAGGCGTTCAGACAGCGATTCACTATCCATATCCTGCTCATAGCCAGCCTGCCTATCGGAACAGGGTGATACTCGGTCCTGCCCGCTGTGTGGAAACGGTTAAAGCAGCGGATACCATTCTTAGTTTGCCGATGTTTCCGGAGCTGGAAAGCAGACAGGTGGAGCATGTCTGTGCCATGCTCAGGAAATTTTCTCATCTGATACGGCAGGATGATTGA